TGCAGTCATGGTCGCGGCTTAGGACCCACCCCACTTACGCGTGTTTGTTCTGGATGGTACCACGCGGTCATCCTCGCCGAGTCTATTTGGGCCAATTCCTCCGCCTGCCGCCCGATGGCCGTATTCGAAGCGCGACTGAGACGGGCATCGGTGAAACAGTTGCACATGCTGTAATTCGGGCTTAGAATACGGATAGTAACGACTGTCTCCGGAATTAATATCGACATGAACGAATGGCATCGCCGTTCGGTACTGGCGACTGGTGCAGCGCTTTCGACCGGTGGGATTGCGTCGGCCACTGCGGGTGCCTCCGACGCTGACGAAGACGGCGATGATGACCTTCCTCACTCCGACTCGAGAGCAACACCGGAACCGGACGAAGACTGGTCATCGTATCGCGGCGACGCCGGACACGCCAGATACGTCCGCGATGGCCCGCAGTTCGAGGGCGACTCGCTCGGGGCAGCCTGGTCTCTCGCCTACGACGGCACCGTCGCAATCGCCGATAATATGGTGTACACGACGACTGTAGACGGTGTCGTCGCTGTCGATGCGACGGACGGGTCGCTCGTCTGGGAGACCGAAGTCGACGCCCGTGACCCCGCAATTGCCGGTGACATGGTCTATCTCGGGGGCGACGAACTCGTTGCACTTGATCGGTACGACGGGAGCGTTCAGTGGAGCCACGACCTCGAGTCTGACGAGGAGTTGGGTAGTCACACAGTAGCGTACGATGCGGTTTTCGTCGTCGCTGATGGGACCCTGTCCGCGCTCGAGGCAGCCGATGGATCAGTTCGGTGGCAAACGGATTCAGCCGTCATCGAGACGAACGGCGGAGATGAACTCGAGTCGGAGTGGACGACGGGCACCGCCGCAGCCAACGGCGTCGTCTACGCCGGTACGCGGCACGGGCTCTGTGCAATCAACCCCGAAACCGGCGATTCGGTCTGGCAGCGCACGGACGGATATGCGGGTGCGGCGGGCACCGAGATCTACGCGACATCGACCACCGTTCTCGTCGGCAGCCAATCGACCGTCGAATGCGGACTCTACGACGCACACACTGGTGAGAACGTGGGGACAATCACCTCGGAGACGCCGTACGAACCGGCGCTGAGCGACGATGCAGCGATCACCGGCACCAATCAGTC
The Natronolimnobius baerhuensis DNA segment above includes these coding regions:
- a CDS encoding outer membrane protein assembly factor BamB family protein; translation: MNEWHRRSVLATGAALSTGGIASATAGASDADEDGDDDLPHSDSRATPEPDEDWSSYRGDAGHARYVRDGPQFEGDSLGAAWSLAYDGTVAIADNMVYTTTVDGVVAVDATDGSLVWETEVDARDPAIAGDMVYLGGDELVALDRYDGSVQWSHDLESDEELGSHTVAYDAVFVVADGTLSALEAADGSVRWQTDSAVIETNGGDELESEWTTGTAAANGVVYAGTRHGLCAINPETGDSVWQRTDGYAGAAGTEIYATSTTVLVGSQSTVECGLYDAHTGENVGTITSETPYEPALSDDAAITGTNQSYHSRSISGDDYDWDLSVTYTYGQAVISSETVYVYFATDGHNYGDLEYDQTLVALDRRDGSEQWSLSRADAPVGDVRAISGETIYVDHDGDLVALRERTGDEDTSEEDDEGAPAEEDEDDDDGGEDVEDGGEGVEDGEDDDAESGCGCPNDGDDATYDGDNSSTDSPDTTADESSDDSNTTTDTDAERTGDDSATDDIDNANETDPETPAAESETVTDSVPGFTAGSGLLGGSLGLEWLRRRQNEDDVE